The proteins below are encoded in one region of Planctopirus limnophila DSM 3776:
- a CDS encoding protein kinase domain-containing protein: MLRCPSCGTRVTGADLVSGICSRCHSRLSDENDHSELESDTLDTMLSDPGIVEPAAASDDSLDLSGAGHPSSASLAQPEKPLPEKPSDSAMATPVLPGETISPPLRTLDASAVEFTPIESLKKDAGAQGSPVAGRETPDEFDNGGRTMVIADSSVFFADSADIVVLPEDSGSLGDSADDSSSIGQTRASDDEDVRMVTEESIDLSGSVDLSGPGDQTMISDEFPDPANGPAHGETSDDFLPAKPAAQTLAIGTPEGEADDSYMATYVADDEAERVQQERADAGATYVGPEFADLESGDTAATFVSDDVPEAIIKTIASVWGDEPSGNDVKPVTSLKGREVKRIPGPRQTLVIKHRSLTHGPGPKVGSDQAEYEVIRILGEGGMGVVYEARQTSVDREVAVKMLKSASAKNERQRQKFLAEAVVTGDLEHPNIVPIYDVGSAKDGSLFYSMKKVQGTPWLKVISKKSLIENLEILLKVADAVAFAHARGVIHRDLKPENVMLGEFGEVLVMDWGLAQPSAAFRRKDSIVENTTMGGTPAYMAPEMATGPITKVTPQSDVYLLGAILFEILTDMPPHAGKTAMKCLMAAARNEIVETDQEGELIAIALKAMATDPNDRYQSVMDFQASIREYLSHSESVQMTVRAEDDLSEAGRLGGYEGFAKALFGFEEAVELWDGNLRAKQGERKARLAYANFAIEKGDYDLAKSLLHPTEAEHQPLIKLIDEAVAEREGRQQRIRLLRRTASVLVGAVVVVVTIAFFWIRAEANRAMLAEKDATKQRDVAVKNEEAAKLARDDAEARRKEAELAKEQAIIARTAAQTAEMQAREAQSVSEKERAKAELARMAAEKAKASEEYEAYIARIGLASAKINENAFATAKELLLDCPTYLRNWEWGRLMHLCSQQSKQIQAGSPLDALDIQHEKGLFATGGWDGTARIFQLKDGAPKNVLKTQGQYVHAVAFQPQGDLIALGGSEAGAYLQLWSVESGERVRILKGHADGVLSVEFSRDGKQLLSTSYDKSIRLWDVETGEVVKTFEGHNWWVWSARFSPDGKRIVSAGQDGIVLVWDVESGRHLPPFTGHEGPVFTATFDPTGNYVASGGYDRTIQLWSPENIQPFDFRRVAEEVQESSEKAVLEISAEQRSEAKILKGHEGAVRALHFSRDGGLLLSGAQDNTARLWELPQGRATLVLRGHDGWVRACDFSLGDRQILTASYDSTVCEWSTDRYEEFRVLNGRVFEGHEDAVLSAAWAPNQQSIVTAGRDRTARTWNVETGDKQLQFKEGHEFLASKAIFFDGGKRLATAGVDNTLRLWEVETGSQTKLLEHTGRSAAFDISTDGKWLVTGSDRKVVVLRDLSTLETIFELTGHQHEPTAVAISPDGKTILSGDLRGRILLWSRETGGLLGKLDGHSRRVQKIIYATDGRKAYSASADNTVAVWDLGSMAEIRPAVMKHPESVLTMALSPDGKQLVTSAADNTLRLWSTADAKLVSEYRLPEGMVNSLEISRDGRLLAIANAETRQAEILVLPGFKRIPMEMGGSVVDLKKRGALLWAVAFGPEAETLMTIGGTDARLWNLRDGREMMSFSPNGVVASARYSPDNQWIVTSSWDNSVKVWKAATGESMVRLEGGHTSAVNMASFSPDGELILTASDDGTAKLWDWKAAPPKVVKVLGLHTGRVRSAIFNHDGSRIVTTSSDKTARLWDTTTGECLQIFQGHEWPVLSAALSEDGKLLLTGSEDKTARLWNVATGRELFVLAGHTAPVTSVDISPDATRLVTGSQDETVKLWDTRTSNEILTLSRHTQDVTSVAFSPDGRQILTGSRDGTAIIWLAREWRDEAKNGIEKTAQPMEAKEAQGLLKTVAAE; encoded by the coding sequence ATGTTGAGATGTCCGAGCTGTGGAACGAGAGTTACGGGAGCAGATCTCGTCAGTGGGATCTGTTCGCGCTGCCATAGCCGCTTGAGTGATGAAAACGACCATTCTGAGCTTGAGAGTGATACTCTCGACACCATGCTTTCCGATCCGGGAATCGTTGAGCCTGCGGCAGCCTCGGATGATTCGCTCGATCTTTCTGGAGCGGGTCACCCATCATCCGCATCGCTGGCACAGCCTGAGAAACCTCTGCCGGAAAAACCATCGGACTCGGCCATGGCGACCCCTGTTTTGCCAGGGGAAACGATTTCGCCACCGTTAAGAACTCTGGATGCCAGTGCGGTCGAATTTACCCCGATTGAGTCTTTGAAGAAAGATGCGGGAGCCCAAGGTTCACCGGTGGCTGGACGGGAGACACCCGACGAGTTTGACAATGGCGGTCGCACGATGGTGATTGCCGACAGCTCGGTCTTCTTTGCCGACTCGGCAGATATTGTCGTCCTGCCAGAAGATTCCGGTTCGCTGGGCGATTCTGCAGATGACAGTTCCTCAATCGGCCAGACGCGGGCATCTGACGATGAAGATGTCCGCATGGTGACGGAAGAGAGTATCGATCTTTCCGGCTCCGTTGATCTTTCGGGACCCGGTGATCAGACGATGATCTCTGATGAGTTTCCAGACCCGGCTAATGGCCCGGCTCATGGTGAAACTTCAGACGATTTTCTGCCTGCAAAACCGGCGGCTCAAACGCTCGCGATTGGTACTCCGGAAGGAGAAGCCGACGACAGCTACATGGCCACGTATGTAGCTGATGATGAAGCAGAACGAGTTCAGCAGGAAAGGGCCGATGCGGGCGCGACGTATGTGGGCCCGGAGTTTGCCGATCTGGAATCAGGAGATACCGCCGCGACGTTTGTCTCGGATGATGTTCCTGAGGCCATTATTAAAACGATCGCCTCAGTCTGGGGAGATGAACCTTCCGGGAATGACGTTAAGCCTGTGACGAGCCTGAAGGGTCGGGAAGTTAAGCGTATTCCTGGTCCTCGCCAGACGCTGGTGATCAAACATCGCTCGTTGACGCATGGGCCAGGGCCCAAAGTTGGATCGGATCAGGCGGAGTACGAAGTCATTCGTATTCTTGGCGAAGGTGGTATGGGGGTGGTCTACGAGGCCAGGCAGACCTCGGTGGATCGCGAAGTGGCCGTCAAGATGCTGAAATCAGCGTCGGCCAAGAATGAGCGTCAGCGGCAGAAGTTTCTGGCTGAGGCGGTCGTTACGGGTGATCTCGAACATCCGAACATTGTTCCGATTTACGATGTCGGATCGGCCAAAGATGGCTCGCTCTTCTACTCGATGAAAAAAGTTCAGGGGACACCCTGGCTGAAAGTCATTTCGAAAAAGTCACTCATCGAGAATCTGGAGATCCTGCTCAAAGTGGCCGATGCCGTGGCATTTGCCCACGCCCGGGGAGTGATTCACCGCGACCTGAAGCCCGAAAACGTGATGCTGGGTGAGTTCGGTGAAGTGCTGGTCATGGACTGGGGGCTGGCACAGCCTTCGGCGGCCTTCCGGCGGAAAGACAGCATTGTCGAGAACACGACCATGGGCGGGACTCCCGCTTACATGGCACCGGAAATGGCCACAGGGCCGATCACCAAAGTCACTCCCCAAAGCGATGTGTATCTGCTGGGAGCCATCCTTTTTGAAATCTTGACTGACATGCCGCCGCATGCAGGCAAGACGGCTATGAAATGCCTCATGGCTGCAGCGAGAAATGAGATTGTCGAGACTGATCAGGAAGGGGAATTGATTGCCATTGCGTTGAAAGCGATGGCGACAGATCCGAATGACCGATATCAGTCGGTGATGGATTTTCAGGCGAGTATCCGCGAGTACCTGTCACACTCGGAGAGTGTGCAGATGACGGTGCGGGCCGAAGATGATCTCAGTGAAGCGGGTCGCCTGGGGGGATATGAAGGGTTTGCCAAAGCCCTCTTTGGATTTGAAGAAGCTGTCGAGCTTTGGGATGGAAACCTGCGGGCCAAACAGGGCGAGCGGAAAGCCCGTCTGGCTTATGCCAACTTCGCCATTGAGAAGGGTGATTACGATCTCGCGAAGTCGCTTTTGCACCCGACGGAAGCAGAACATCAGCCGCTGATCAAACTGATCGACGAGGCAGTGGCCGAGCGGGAAGGTCGGCAGCAGCGCATTCGCTTATTGAGACGCACTGCCAGCGTGCTCGTGGGTGCCGTCGTCGTGGTGGTGACCATTGCGTTCTTCTGGATTCGAGCCGAAGCCAATCGAGCCATGCTTGCCGAAAAAGATGCCACTAAACAGCGGGATGTGGCCGTCAAGAATGAAGAGGCGGCGAAGCTGGCTCGTGACGACGCCGAAGCTCGTCGCAAAGAAGCGGAACTGGCCAAAGAACAGGCAATTATCGCGAGAACAGCGGCTCAGACGGCAGAAATGCAGGCCCGTGAAGCTCAGTCTGTCTCGGAGAAGGAGCGGGCGAAAGCTGAGTTAGCCCGCATGGCCGCCGAAAAGGCCAAGGCCAGTGAAGAGTACGAAGCCTATATTGCCAGAATTGGTCTGGCCTCGGCAAAGATCAATGAGAATGCTTTTGCGACTGCCAAAGAATTGTTACTGGATTGCCCCACCTACCTGAGGAATTGGGAGTGGGGGCGATTGATGCATTTATGCAGCCAGCAATCGAAACAGATTCAAGCCGGTTCGCCACTGGATGCACTGGACATACAGCATGAAAAAGGATTGTTTGCCACCGGTGGCTGGGATGGAACAGCACGGATCTTTCAGTTGAAAGATGGGGCTCCGAAGAATGTTCTCAAAACTCAGGGTCAGTATGTACATGCTGTCGCCTTCCAGCCCCAGGGAGATCTGATCGCCTTAGGTGGCAGTGAAGCGGGAGCGTATCTGCAGCTTTGGAGTGTTGAATCCGGTGAGCGGGTGCGCATTTTGAAAGGGCATGCCGATGGAGTGCTCTCGGTCGAATTCAGCCGGGACGGCAAGCAGCTCTTGAGTACCTCGTACGATAAGTCGATCCGGCTGTGGGATGTGGAAACTGGCGAGGTTGTCAAAACGTTTGAAGGGCACAACTGGTGGGTGTGGTCCGCACGATTTTCTCCGGACGGGAAGCGGATTGTCTCGGCAGGACAGGATGGAATTGTCCTGGTTTGGGATGTGGAGAGTGGTCGGCATTTGCCACCATTTACCGGTCATGAGGGCCCGGTCTTTACCGCGACATTTGATCCTACGGGCAATTATGTGGCCAGTGGCGGTTACGACCGCACAATCCAACTCTGGAGCCCGGAAAATATTCAGCCATTTGATTTTCGACGAGTGGCAGAAGAAGTCCAGGAGTCTTCCGAGAAAGCTGTGCTCGAAATCAGTGCCGAGCAACGCTCTGAAGCGAAAATTCTCAAAGGCCATGAAGGGGCCGTGCGTGCACTTCATTTTTCCAGAGATGGGGGTTTGCTGCTCAGTGGTGCTCAGGACAATACAGCCAGGTTATGGGAGTTGCCGCAAGGGCGAGCCACTCTCGTGCTGCGAGGCCATGATGGCTGGGTACGGGCCTGCGACTTCAGCCTGGGTGACCGGCAGATTCTGACCGCCAGCTACGATTCGACTGTTTGCGAATGGAGTACCGATCGTTACGAAGAGTTTCGCGTGCTGAATGGTCGCGTGTTTGAAGGGCATGAAGATGCCGTACTTTCAGCCGCCTGGGCACCCAATCAGCAATCAATTGTCACAGCCGGTCGCGATCGAACAGCGCGTACGTGGAATGTCGAAACAGGCGATAAACAGTTGCAGTTCAAAGAAGGTCATGAGTTCCTGGCTTCGAAGGCCATCTTCTTTGATGGTGGTAAACGACTGGCAACGGCAGGAGTCGATAACACATTGCGATTGTGGGAAGTCGAAACCGGTTCTCAGACAAAGCTCCTCGAACACACCGGGAGAAGTGCCGCTTTTGACATTTCAACCGATGGAAAGTGGCTGGTCACGGGAAGTGATCGCAAAGTGGTCGTACTGCGTGATCTTTCAACGTTGGAAACAATCTTTGAGCTGACCGGTCATCAGCATGAGCCCACAGCAGTGGCGATCTCACCCGATGGCAAGACAATTCTTTCAGGGGATCTGCGTGGCCGAATTCTGTTGTGGTCTCGCGAGACAGGCGGCCTTCTGGGAAAGCTGGATGGTCATTCCCGTCGTGTGCAGAAAATCATCTATGCGACGGATGGGCGTAAGGCGTACAGCGCCAGTGCAGATAACACGGTCGCGGTCTGGGATCTGGGATCGATGGCAGAGATTCGTCCGGCTGTGATGAAGCATCCGGAATCAGTGTTGACGATGGCACTTTCGCCGGATGGCAAGCAGCTCGTCACCAGTGCTGCAGATAACACTTTAAGGCTATGGTCGACGGCCGATGCCAAGCTGGTAAGTGAATATCGCCTGCCGGAAGGGATGGTCAATTCGCTGGAAATTTCTCGTGATGGGCGTCTTCTGGCCATTGCGAATGCAGAAACACGGCAGGCCGAGATCCTGGTACTGCCTGGGTTCAAGCGAATTCCCATGGAGATGGGAGGGTCCGTCGTTGATCTGAAAAAGCGAGGGGCATTGTTGTGGGCAGTCGCCTTTGGGCCGGAAGCTGAGACATTAATGACGATTGGTGGCACCGATGCCCGCTTATGGAACCTGCGCGATGGTCGGGAAATGATGTCGTTCAGCCCGAATGGAGTGGTGGCTTCAGCGAGGTACTCGCCTGATAATCAGTGGATTGTCACGTCGAGCTGGGATAACTCAGTGAAGGTGTGGAAAGCTGCGACTGGCGAATCGATGGTCAGGTTGGAAGGTGGGCATACGTCTGCCGTCAATATGGCCAGTTTCTCACCTGATGGTGAACTGATTCTGACAGCCAGTGACGATGGAACTGCTAAACTCTGGGACTGGAAAGCCGCACCACCGAAGGTCGTCAAAGTGCTGGGGCTGCATACAGGGCGGGTGCGCTCGGCCATTTTCAACCACGATGGCTCGCGCATTGTGACGACATCATCCGATAAGACCGCCCGCTTGTGGGATACGACGACGGGTGAATGTCTGCAGATCTTCCAGGGGCATGAGTGGCCTGTCCTTTCTGCCGCTTTGAGTGAAGATGGAAAGTTGCTGCTGACGGGCAGTGAAGATAAGACCGCCCGCTTGTGGAATGTGGCCACCGGGAGAGAACTATTTGTTCTGGCCGGGCACACAGCTCCCGTGACAAGCGTCGATATTTCGCCAGATGCCACCCGGCTAGTGACAGGGAGTCAGGACGAGACCGTCAAACTGTGGGATACTCGCACCTCGAACGAGATTCTGACGCTTTCACGTCATACCCAGGACGTGACGAGCGTCGCCTTCTCGCCCGATGGCCGACAGATTCTCACGGGCAGCCGGGATGGTACTGCAATTATCTGGCTGGCTCGTGAATGGCGAGATGAAGCGAAGAATGGTATCGAAAAAACTGCTCAACCGATGGAAGCCAAAGAAGCACAGGGACTTCTCAAGACGGTTGCCGCAGAGTGA
- a CDS encoding DUF493 domain-containing protein, with protein sequence METFPALELLEAMHSFPCVFTFKVIGKADNDFPSRILTAIQSELDHPEVPKHSIRETKQGRHVSLTVEPMVQSSYHVLAIYRKIQTVEGLVMLL encoded by the coding sequence ATGGAAACTTTTCCCGCTTTAGAGCTTCTGGAGGCGATGCACAGCTTTCCGTGCGTGTTCACCTTCAAGGTGATTGGCAAAGCCGATAATGATTTTCCCAGCCGTATTCTGACTGCCATTCAGTCCGAGTTGGATCATCCCGAGGTGCCCAAACATTCCATCCGGGAAACCAAACAGGGCCGACATGTCTCGCTGACTGTCGAACCTATGGTTCAAAGCTCTTACCATGTTCTGGCCATTTACCGGAAAATTCAAACGGTCGAAGGACTCGTCATGCTGCTCTGA
- a CDS encoding zinc-binding alcohol dehydrogenase family protein, with protein MRALQLVEPRAFQFIEIPEVAEPGAGEAVVEVHRVGICGTDLSGYLGKMPFFSYPRIPGHELGVQVLAVGEGVTNVKPGDKCSVEPYINNPESFASRRGRGNCCEELKVLGVHTDGGLRRRFIVPARKLHPAQKLSWEQLALVETLAIGCHAVDRSMAQPQEDVLVIGAGPIGLSVIEFVKLSQARVIVMDMNAQRLAFCRDVMGVRNTILSTGDGKELQELEKLTDGHLAMAVIDATGSARSMSQALQYVGHTGRLVYVGITTDVLSFGHPLMHRREMTIMGSRNAMPQDFGRIIDHIEAGRIDTRPWITHTIPFDNVIDEFERFTKPETGAIKAMIDLDC; from the coding sequence ATGCGCGCACTCCAGCTTGTTGAACCGAGAGCTTTCCAGTTCATTGAAATTCCTGAAGTGGCAGAGCCGGGTGCAGGTGAAGCTGTGGTCGAAGTGCATCGTGTGGGAATTTGCGGCACAGACCTGAGTGGGTATCTGGGGAAGATGCCTTTCTTTTCGTATCCACGCATACCGGGACATGAACTGGGTGTGCAGGTGCTGGCTGTGGGTGAGGGTGTCACCAATGTTAAGCCGGGGGATAAATGCTCGGTCGAGCCTTACATCAATAACCCGGAGAGTTTTGCCAGTCGCCGAGGACGGGGGAACTGCTGTGAAGAGTTAAAGGTTCTGGGTGTGCACACGGATGGCGGATTGCGGCGGCGATTTATTGTTCCTGCCCGCAAGTTGCACCCTGCCCAGAAATTATCGTGGGAGCAGTTAGCACTCGTCGAGACATTAGCGATTGGATGCCATGCGGTCGATCGCTCGATGGCGCAGCCTCAGGAAGATGTGCTGGTGATTGGAGCCGGGCCCATTGGACTTTCCGTCATTGAGTTTGTGAAGCTGTCGCAGGCGCGTGTGATTGTGATGGACATGAATGCCCAGCGGCTGGCTTTCTGCCGGGATGTGATGGGAGTTCGTAATACGATTCTATCCACCGGGGATGGCAAAGAGCTGCAAGAACTTGAAAAGCTGACTGATGGGCATCTGGCGATGGCGGTCATCGATGCGACAGGTTCAGCCCGATCGATGTCGCAGGCCTTGCAGTATGTGGGGCATACGGGACGACTCGTTTATGTAGGCATTACGACTGATGTCCTCTCGTTTGGGCACCCCCTGATGCACCGCCGGGAAATGACGATCATGGGTTCGAGAAATGCCATGCCTCAAGATTTTGGGCGCATTATTGATCATATTGAAGCTGGGCGGATTGATACCCGGCCCTGGATCACGCACACGATTCCGTTTGACAATGTGATTGATGAGTTTGAGCGTTTCACCAAGCCAGAAACGGGTGCAATCAAAGCCATGATTGATCTGGATTGTTGA
- a CDS encoding HEAT repeat domain-containing protein, whose protein sequence is MDTVKEGEVYVVMLRGKTSPYEMFAVIKAVDAVVEPTFGTRPGERLLAELVAMWKSNDPKMRIAAIEQMGIIRDRRVSEEVIAAAKDKDAETARAGVIALYRMKIAPDAKRVMELFNEQIMEVWYQESGEPQEDDKGEKIWRRDAGHTFLERGLPDFDYATYVREGIKKEWVRKDDQTLYMFFGVPWKVQRKECVPELVKLLDDPDKRVRWWAVLCLTHTVDDVDRPQWEEYEPREGEELAKWRKWWKEKGDDFMADTATQRSKPDIFLRHGHSP, encoded by the coding sequence ATGGATACGGTCAAGGAAGGCGAAGTCTACGTTGTGATGTTGCGTGGTAAGACTTCGCCCTACGAGATGTTCGCAGTGATTAAGGCGGTAGACGCGGTCGTCGAACCGACATTTGGAACCAGGCCAGGGGAACGGTTGTTAGCAGAGTTGGTGGCGATGTGGAAGTCGAATGATCCGAAAATGCGCATCGCGGCAATCGAGCAAATGGGAATAATTCGGGACAGGCGGGTGAGCGAAGAAGTGATCGCGGCGGCAAAGGATAAGGATGCGGAAACCGCGCGCGCTGGAGTCATCGCGCTATATCGCATGAAAATCGCCCCGGATGCGAAGCGGGTAATGGAGTTGTTCAACGAGCAGATTATGGAGGTCTGGTATCAGGAATCCGGCGAGCCACAGGAGGACGACAAGGGAGAGAAGATCTGGCGTCGCGATGCGGGTCACACTTTCCTGGAGCGCGGGTTGCCGGACTTTGACTACGCGACATACGTGCGGGAGGGAATCAAAAAGGAGTGGGTACGCAAGGATGATCAAACGCTGTACATGTTCTTCGGTGTCCCGTGGAAGGTGCAGCGGAAGGAGTGCGTTCCGGAATTGGTGAAACTTCTGGATGATCCGGACAAGAGGGTGCGGTGGTGGGCGGTACTTTGTCTGACGCATACAGTCGACGATGTGGATCGTCCGCAGTGGGAAGAGTACGAGCCACGGGAAGGCGAAGAATTGGCAAAGTGGCGGAAGTGGTGGAAGGAAAAAGGGGATGACTTTATGGCTGACACCGCCACTCAGCGGAGCAAACCTGACATATTCCTTCGGCATGGTCATTCCCCATAA